From Gossypium raimondii isolate GPD5lz chromosome 11, ASM2569854v1, whole genome shotgun sequence:
AAATCCCGCAGCTAAAAAGCAATGTGAAAATCattcaagtaaaaaatattatgtaaactTGCCTCTCTCCTTTTGAGCTAACTTGGGATTTGGATTGTTGGTCAACCATGTCAGCAAATTGTTTACTTCTAAGCAGGTGAAGAAATGACACTTCCTGAGAATCCTCCATTTTTTCTGGTACACGACCTCCATGGTGATCACATTCAACATGATCACTGACTCTCCCAGCTGGTGAAATCAAAGGATGATGGTTTAATGGTACGACTCCCCCAGCTGGTGAAATGAAAGGATGATGGTTTAATGGTAGAATATAAGATGGGAGCGGAATCGACATGCCCTGATTTCCACCAAGGAAAGTGGGCTGAGAATCGAAACCTTGACTCACATGTTCCAAAAATTCATCAGATTCAACATGTTCCGAGATGTTTTTAGATGAAAAATCCAACATCCTACGCCACCTTTCATCACCGGAAATCTCAACCACGCCATCATTTGCGTTATCCTTAGTTTTTTCAGTCGTCACTTCTGAAGCATTGAAACAAGCACCACGTGTTTCGTCATGTTGAGCCCAGTATTCACCATTTTTTATCATAGAATCGTCTTGGTTGTGACCATTTGAACTTGACCCACCAATTTTATCTCTATCAGCATAGACAAAACAATCTTTAGTTATGAGCAAAGTGATTAGTTGACTTCCAAAACTATTAtaagtgaaaaaaaaacacCTTTCAACGAAGCTTAAGCATATTGGTCGTTGGTGTACATTTAGAGGTGGTGAGTTAACCAATGAAGAAATCGATGGAAAACTGAACTCAGAAAGCCTTTGATTACACAGTGATGCTCTCGCTCTGGATGGCATTATAGGAGAGAGAGCATTGAGAAATTCGGAAACCGGAGATttctacaataaaaacaaaGGTTTTACCAATTATGTGTTTATTCATTTCTATACTTTTAGGTACACAtgtttggggaaaataaaaaaggaaaatatacaaGCCAAATTGTTTACTTTTTCAGAAGTCGTTACTTTTTCCGAAGGAGAAGTAGAAGGAGTCGTTTCTTTTGCCGGAGGAGAGGTGGCAGTAGCAAGAGTCGTTACTTTTTCCGGAGGAGAGGTAGCAGTAGCAGGAGTCGTTACTTTTTCCAGAGGAGAGGTAGAAGAAGTCGTTACCTTTTCCGGAGGAAAGGTAACAGGAGTCGTTTCTTTTTCCGGAGGAAAGGTAGCAGGAGTCGTTTCTTTTTCCGGAGGAGAGGTAGCAGGGGATGATGCCTCAATGGCATTTCTGGAAGACTCCATCGATATTTCAAGAACTTTTTGCTTTTGAAGATTTTCTCGAGAAAGTGATAAGGATGATAATAAACAACCCAGTTGCTGTTTCTTCTCCTTCAGGGAATCGACATTTGACGGTGATTGGCTTTCAAGTTTTGCTAAATCAACCTGAAACACTCAAAGGAGAATCAAGGAAGCTAAAATGATTAttagaaaatgagagaaaatataGAATTCATTCATAATTTGCCCAATACATCAGGTCTGCATTTATACACTGAGATAACAGAAGCAACAGAGGCTCAAGAAACTGTAACTAATTGTAACAGAATACTAATTGCAACAGAATCATAACCGGTTAAGCTAACTACTTCAAGTGCTTCCCAACTTCAATATTTTGCAACTGCTCTGTACTTGCTAATCATGTTTAACTGAAGAGATGAATTGTGAATAATATAGAAAGagccaaaataaataaataaataaacaatattttaactattttaattttaagaataaaatattatttattctttcaaaaataaaaatatatatttttatccaagAAAGCTAAAATACTTACTTACTAGCtaatgaataaaagaatgatgAAATGTAAATTCTGGGTACAGATAGATTTATATAAgtatgagaaaaaataaattttaaggataaataatattttaaatattttaactgtttaaatttaaaaatcaaatattatttatcctttcataaaattttaaaaatattatttatcctttcataaaattttaaaaatattatttattctttcataaaattttaattgcttaaatattaaggataaataatattttaaatattttgactcTTATAAATTTAAGGATAATATTTATcctttcataaaattttaattgtttaaatattaaggataaataatattttagatattttgactgttataaatttaaggataattattatttttcataaaaattttaaaaatattatttattctttcataaaattaaaagttttaataacaaatttggcTATTAACACTTGCATGTTTTGTCAAATGGCATTAATTGTACTTTTAAGCATTTCTTGACTATcaacctttgttcttttttcaatCTGTTTTTCTAATAGATTTAATAAAAGTcattaaaaaatgtgaaatatttttaatgagattaatttattactaagataacccaataagataattacatgtagaaaataataaaataaataaatcatacattaaattaaaaacaactcttaatttaaagaaaataaacataattatctaaaaaataacTCAGAGAACAATTTTTCAATAAACAAAGTATGAAAGATTGAAagcttttgaaagaaaagaaaaattgaaacattgaatttatttattaaatcattagaaagagcatattgaaaaataacaataaaggTTAATGACAAAAAAgacacaaaatataattaatgccattttgacaaaacatacAAACGTTAGTggtcaaatttattattaagccaattaaaattatatattattgatcCAAGGAAGCTGCTTACTTATTAACTAATGATTAAAAGAATGTTAAATTGTGAATAATACAAATGGGAAATTCTGGATACATATGgatttaaataaacaactaatttcACTTGCGAGaagagcaaaaataaataaattttaaatattttaactgtttaaatttaagaatcaaatatgatttataattttataaaattttaaaagattaaggatatattttgattgttataattttaaggataaaatattatttatccattcataaacttttaaataatattatttattctttcataaaatttttaataatattatttattctttcataatatttttaaattttaattatttaaatattaaggaTCAATGCATTCAATAGCCTTCTCTGTTGAATTATCACTTGTAATTGAAGACAAATCAGTCCTTACTGCCGAAAACTTGGGATTCTTCAGCGCCCGATCGGGGCTACGATCTCGGAGAACTCTACTCCTGGGGTGGGATCTGAAGCACCATGCAGAGGTACTCCATCAGCGTATACGATTACAGATAATCCATTAGCTGTTGTCTTGTCAGCTACACCGTAGTTGCCATCATTTTGGAAACAATCACTCTCCTGCTGCTGCAGCCATGCCTGCTCCAAATTCCACAACACCTCACCCATCGTTGGCCTTTCACCGCCCTTCTCACCCAAA
This genomic window contains:
- the LOC105804606 gene encoding uncharacterized protein LOC105804606; the encoded protein is MESSRNAIEASSPATSPPEKETTPATFPPEKETTPVTFPPEKVTTSSTSPLEKVTTPATATSPPEKVTTLATATSPPAKETTPSTSPSEKVTTSEKKSPVSEFLNALSPIMPSRARASLCNQRLSEFSFPSISSLVNSPPLNVHQRPICLSFVERDKIGGSSSNGHNQDDSMIKNGEYWAQHDETRGACFNASEVTTEKTKDNANDGVVEISGDERWRRMLDFSSKNISEHVESDEFLEHVSQGFDSQPTFLGGNQGMSIPLPSYILPLNHHPFISPAGGVVPLNHHPLISPAGRVSDHVECDHHGGRVPEKMEDSQEVSFLHLLRSKQFADMVDQQSKSQVSSKGERQVYIIFFT